Below is a genomic region from Telmatobacter sp. DSM 110680.
GTCAGTGGCGGGGAAAACGCCTGGTATATAGGTCGAGTGACCCTGATGAGCCGAAGCAGGAGGCGAGAAAAGCCATCAGATTTCTCATCGGGGGCTTCGTCTTTTTTCTGATCATTTGGCTATCGTCACAATTCACGCAATAACCAATGATGCTCCGACCCACAGATTGCGACGCCGCCGCGATGAAGGGGCACTTTCCGATCATTTCATCGCTGCCAGACAACCTTGCCGGAACGCACCACGGAGCGCACCCTTGAGAAGTTGGTCAGATCGGTGGCGGGGTCGGCGTCGAGGATGGTGAGATCGGCAAGCTTTCCGGGTGTGACGGTTCCCTTTGCGCTGGATACTCCCATGCGTGCTGCGGGATTGGTGGTCAACATGCCAAGAACCGTCTTCCAGTCGAGTCCGCTTTTGCCGAGTTCCACGAATTCCCCTTCGGTGGTGTAGTCGGTCATGTAGCCCACATCTGTGCCAAAGAGAAGGGTTCCACCGAGCTGGTGAAACTGCTGCACCTCAGCGCAGATGGGATCCATGTAGTGCGGGTCGGTGGTCACGGTGGTGGTGAACATTTTGAGAGTGGGGATCATCGCCATGTTCTTTCGGATGGCCGAACTGAGGAGCGCTGCGTCTACGCCATTGGTGTCGTCGGCGGCATGGGCCAGCACGTCAACGCCGCTGTCGATCGCCACCTGCACGCCGGCAAGGTTGGAGGGATGCGCGAAGACAAGCTTGCCGTTGAGATGGCTTTCCGTCACGGCGGCGGTGGCGATATTGACTGGCATGGGAAGGACATGTCCGCGCTGTACCCAAGAGCCGGTGAATAGCTTGGTGATGTCTGCACCAGAGGCCAGGTTGCGGCGGACGATGCTGGTTGCCTCTTGCGGCGTCTCAGGCTGGGGAAGAAGCATGACCATCCACCGTGGCATCGTTTCGCGGAGATAGAAGGGCGCACCGTGGGGCGGGTAAAGTGCGGTTCCTGCGGTATAGATATATGGCCCGCTTAATTCCCCTTTCTCGATGCGACGACGAATGGAAAAGGTGTCGGCGGGGTTCGAACCGAGATCGATGACGGTGGTAAATCCATGGCTCAGGAACATGTCGGCGAGCTGAGTTGCGAGGGTGCCAGCAGATTTCCAGTTAGCCATCGACCATTTGGGTTCAGTGAAATGGACGTGCGCATTCCAGAAGCCGGCAGTGACTACGCAGTGGTCGCAGGGCACGATGGTAGCGTCGGACGGCACTTCAACGTTCGTACCGACTGCAGCGATGAGACCGTCACGGACCAGTACGGTCCCATCTTCAATGGGAGTATCGCCTGGGCTGACATAGATGCGGGCATGTTGGATGGCCAGAGTGCCGCGGGCCAGTTGTAACGGAGGATGCGAACCATGGCGGGGATAGAACTCCAGGAGCCATATTCCCGCAAAGGCAACGACGAAAAGCACAAGTACCAGAGACAGAAGACGAAATAGCCAACGGCGCATTGATTGGGCCTCACCAGATGATACGCAGACGGTTGGCTGCGGTTCACCGGGATGACGGCCAAAGCATCGCGGTTTGACGCACCCATGCACAGCAACTAGTTTTGAAGGAGGGGTAGCTCGTTCCGGCCCCGCTCGGAGGAGCAAAGATGCACAGGAACTTGCCGGGAAGGCTCACGGCGATCTCCGCCGTCCTCGCGGGGGTTTTTATGGCCTGCATGACCGGCTTATCGCAGGATCTAAAGAGTTTCGAGCAGCGCATCACGACGAAGGTGCTGCCTAATGGCCTTACGATTTTGATCTGCGAGAGGCCGGAAGCGCCGGTCTTCAGCTACGTAACGTTTGTGGACGCAGGAGACGTGGACGACCCCATGGGTCAGAGCGGCCTGGCACACATGTTCGAGCACCTAGCCTTTAAGGGAACGGACGAAATCGGCACCACAGACTATTCGGCGGAAAAGTCAGCCCTGGATAAGGTCGAGGCTGCTGAGCTCGCTCTGGAGAGCGAAGCGCGGAACCCCATGGGGAGCGATCCTAAAAAGCTGGCTGATCTGAAGAAGGCTTTTGATGATGCGCAAGCGGCCGCGGAGAAATTTGTGGTTCCGAACCAGTTCACCGACGTGGCTGAGCGCAATGGAGCGAACGGGCTGAACGCGCAGACCGGCCAGGACGAGACGATGTTTTTCTGGTCGATGCCAGAGAATCGCCTCGAACTGTGGGCATGGATGGAGAGCAGCCGGCTAGCCAACACGGTTCCCCGCGAGTTTTACAAGGAGCGTTCGGTGGTTCTGGAAGAGCGCCGCATGAGGACCGATTCCAACCCTGAAGGCCGCATGCTGGAACAGCTGGCAGCGACCGCGTATGTGGCTCACAACTACGGCCGCAGCGGAGTCGGTTGGCCAAGCGAGGTGAGTCAGATTACGGCGACGGAGGCGATGGCCTTCCACAAGAAGTATTACGTGGGATCGAACATCGTGATTGCCGTAGTGGGGGACGTAAAAGCGGCCGAGGCGATGCCGGTGCTGGAGAAGTATTTTGGCAAAGTCGCCGGTGGCCCCAAGCCGCTGGAGATGACCACGGTCGAGCCAAAGCAGTTTGCCGAGAAAAAAGTCATTATCAAAGACCCGAGCCAGCCCATCTACGTTGAGTCGTATCATCGGCCAAGCTATCGCAGTCCGGACGACGCAGTGTATGACGCGATAAGCGACATCCTGTCGAACGGGCGGGTTTCGCGGTTGTATCGCAGCCTGGTGCGCGACCAGCAGATTGCCGCCGAGGCGGCAGGCTTCGGGAGTTTTCCGGGCGACAAGTATCCCAGTCTCTTCACGTTTGGAGTGATACCGCTCCCGGGTCATTCCGATGCGGAGATGGCGACCGCGGTGCACAAGGAAATTGAAAAGCTGAAGACTGTCGATGTTACGGATGCGGAGTTAGCGATGTACAAGACTCGCGCACGGGCCGATCTGTTGCGCGGGCTGGCCGATAACCAGGGCCTCGCGAATGCGCTCGCCGAATATCAGACACGCTACGGAGACTGGCGGGAACTCTTTAAACAACTCGATCGTGTAGACAAAGTGACCAAAGCAGATATTCGACGCGTTAGCAACGAGATATTTGTCGCCTCCAACCGCACTTCGGCGGAGATTGAAACGCAGGCGCCCTCGGCTCCCGCGAAGAATGACGGAGGCCAGAAGTGAAGAACAGAGGTCAGTGGTCAGTGGTCAGCGATGAGTTCAGATTTTTAAAGAACGCCATGGCTCGCGCTCCTTTTGTCGCATTTTTGTTGTTGCTGGTTACGGGCGTTTCAGCGGCACAGCAGAGCAAGCCTTGGGAAAAGATTCCCATTCCTGCGCTTCATGATTTCAAACCGCAGCAGCCGAAGCGCATTGCGCTGAAGAATGGCATTGTGCTGTTTCTGCAGGAAGATCACGAGTTGCCGTTTGTTTCCGGCTCCGTAACGATCCCCGGTGGATCGCGCGATGAAGATCCGGCGAAATGCGGATTGATTTCGCTCTACGGGCAGACGTGGCGAACGAGCGGCAGCGCGAAGATGGATGGCGATGCCATGGACGACCTGCTGGAGTCAAAGGCTGCGCATATTGAAACCGGCGGGGATGATGATTCGACTGCACTGTCGTGGGATTCCCTGAAAGCAGACACCGACCAGGTGTATGACCTGGCGATGGACCTGCTGTTTCATCCCAAGTTTGATCAGCAGAAACTGCGTCTGGCGCAGCAGCAGACGGCAACCGGCATTGTGCGTCGCAATGATGATGAGAGCCAGATTGCCGGACGCGAGGCGGCCAAGCTCGTATATGGAGCCGACAGCCCGTATGCACGGCAACCTGAGTTGTCGACCATTTCCAAGGTCACGACTGCTGATCTGCAGGCATGGCATGACCGGACGATTGGCAACAAACTGATCATCAGCATCAGCGGCGATTTCGATTCTGCGGCGATGGAAGCAAAACTGCGAGCCACCTTTGAGCACCTGCCTGCGGCAAAGCCGAATCCGGTGCGACACGACGTTTTCAAGGGCCCGACGCCGGGTGTTTACTTCATCAATAAAGAAGACGTGAACCAGTCGCAGGCGATGATCGTGGGCCTGGGAATCGATCGCCACAATCCCGACGTTCCAAGCCTCGCCATGATGAACGACGTGTTTGCAGGGGGCTTTGCAAGCAGGCTCTTCCAGAAAGTAAGAACAGAGCTTGGCCTGGCGTATGAGGTCGGCGGAGGGCTGGGGTTTGGATGGGACCACCCTGCCACATTTGAGAGCGTGGTGCTGACGCAAAGCGCAACCACCGTCGAAGCTATTCAGCAGAGCTACAAGGTGATGGATGGACTGACTACGCGGCCATTCACTGAAGAGGAATTGAAGCGCGCCAAAGACAACATTCTCAACTCATTTTTGTTTCGCTATGACACGAAGGACAAGGTGCTGGCGGAACGGGTGCGACTGGAGTTTTACGGATATCCGGCGGACTATCTCGAGACGTACAAGGCCGCGCTCGAGAAGGTTACGGTTGCGGATCTAAATGCTGCGGCAAAGAAATACATTCATCCCGACAAGTACGCTGTGCTGGTGGTAGGCAATGGACCGGAGATCAAGCCGGGATTGGATGAACTGAAGATGGGTCCAGTGCATAACATCGACATCAGTATTCCCGGCGCACAAGGCGATGCAGGCGGTGGGACGGAGAAACAATAGTGAGCAAGGAAGCGAAGCAAGAACATCCGCTACCGAAACTGGCGGTGGTGATCATGGCCGCCGGCAAAGGCACGCGATTGAAATCGCGCAGGCCCAAGGTGCTGCACGAAGTGGGCGGGAAGCCTCTGCTAAGCCATGTGATTGGGACAGCAGCACGGCTTGCGGAGAACAGTGACATCTACGCGATCATCGGTCACGAGGCAGAACGGGTGCGCGCGGCGATGGCAAGCACCGGCGTTCAGTTCATCGAACAGAAGGAGCAGCGTGGAACCGGTCATGCCATCCAATGCGCTCGCGAGGCAATCGCAGGGTACGAACATATCCTGGTTTTATCTGGCGACGTGCCGTTGATCACCGCGGATACTCTGCAGCATTTGATGACGCTGCACTTGGCGGAAGGCGCGGCAATGACGATCCTGACGGCGACGCCAGAGGATCCTGCGGGGTATGGACGCGTGATTCGACGTTCTCCCGATCGCTCGGATGTGGACGCGATTGTCGAGCAGAAAGCCTTGAAAGGTGAACAGCATTCGATTCGCGAAATCAATTCCGGGATTTACGCGTTCAAGGTGGCACCGTTGCTGAAATATCTCGACAAGCTCTCAAACGACAATTCTCATCGTGAGTTTTATCTGACGGATATGGCGGCGCATCTGCATACAGGCGGTGAAAAGGTTGCGGCTTTGAAAGCGGAAGAGGCAGTGGAGGTGCTGGGTGCGAACACCATTGCGGAACTTGTCGCGCTGGATGCGAATCTCCGCATGGCAACCGCACGTCGGCTGATGGCGGGCGGAGTCACGATCTTTCGGCCGGAGACCTGCGTGATTGATGCTGAAGTAGAGGTCGAGCCGGACACAATCATTGAACCGTTTGTGCAGTTGCTGGGCAAAACCAGGATCGGCGCGGAGTGCCGGATTCGTTCTTACTCCGTAATTGAGAATTGCACTCTGGGAGCCGATGTGGTGGTGCTTCAAAGCTGCGTGCTGACAGAGAGCGT
It encodes:
- a CDS encoding amidohydrolase family protein, giving the protein MRRWLFRLLSLVLVLFVVAFAGIWLLEFYPRHGSHPPLQLARGTLAIQHARIYVSPGDTPIEDGTVLVRDGLIAAVGTNVEVPSDATIVPCDHCVVTAGFWNAHVHFTEPKWSMANWKSAGTLATQLADMFLSHGFTTVIDLGSNPADTFSIRRRIEKGELSGPYIYTAGTALYPPHGAPFYLRETMPRWMVMLLPQPETPQEATSIVRRNLASGADITKLFTGSWVQRGHVLPMPVNIATAAVTESHLNGKLVFAHPSNLAGVQVAIDSGVDVLAHAADDTNGVDAALLSSAIRKNMAMIPTLKMFTTTVTTDPHYMDPICAEVQQFHQLGGTLLFGTDVGYMTDYTTEGEFVELGKSGLDWKTVLGMLTTNPAARMGVSSAKGTVTPGKLADLTILDADPATDLTNFSRVRSVVRSGKVVWQR
- a CDS encoding pitrilysin family protein, with protein sequence MHRNLPGRLTAISAVLAGVFMACMTGLSQDLKSFEQRITTKVLPNGLTILICERPEAPVFSYVTFVDAGDVDDPMGQSGLAHMFEHLAFKGTDEIGTTDYSAEKSALDKVEAAELALESEARNPMGSDPKKLADLKKAFDDAQAAAEKFVVPNQFTDVAERNGANGLNAQTGQDETMFFWSMPENRLELWAWMESSRLANTVPREFYKERSVVLEERRMRTDSNPEGRMLEQLAATAYVAHNYGRSGVGWPSEVSQITATEAMAFHKKYYVGSNIVIAVVGDVKAAEAMPVLEKYFGKVAGGPKPLEMTTVEPKQFAEKKVIIKDPSQPIYVESYHRPSYRSPDDAVYDAISDILSNGRVSRLYRSLVRDQQIAAEAAGFGSFPGDKYPSLFTFGVIPLPGHSDAEMATAVHKEIEKLKTVDVTDAELAMYKTRARADLLRGLADNQGLANALAEYQTRYGDWRELFKQLDRVDKVTKADIRRVSNEIFVASNRTSAEIETQAPSAPAKNDGGQK
- a CDS encoding pitrilysin family protein; its protein translation is MKNRGQWSVVSDEFRFLKNAMARAPFVAFLLLLVTGVSAAQQSKPWEKIPIPALHDFKPQQPKRIALKNGIVLFLQEDHELPFVSGSVTIPGGSRDEDPAKCGLISLYGQTWRTSGSAKMDGDAMDDLLESKAAHIETGGDDDSTALSWDSLKADTDQVYDLAMDLLFHPKFDQQKLRLAQQQTATGIVRRNDDESQIAGREAAKLVYGADSPYARQPELSTISKVTTADLQAWHDRTIGNKLIISISGDFDSAAMEAKLRATFEHLPAAKPNPVRHDVFKGPTPGVYFINKEDVNQSQAMIVGLGIDRHNPDVPSLAMMNDVFAGGFASRLFQKVRTELGLAYEVGGGLGFGWDHPATFESVVLTQSATTVEAIQQSYKVMDGLTTRPFTEEELKRAKDNILNSFLFRYDTKDKVLAERVRLEFYGYPADYLETYKAALEKVTVADLNAAAKKYIHPDKYAVLVVGNGPEIKPGLDELKMGPVHNIDISIPGAQGDAGGGTEKQ
- the glmU gene encoding bifunctional UDP-N-acetylglucosamine diphosphorylase/glucosamine-1-phosphate N-acetyltransferase GlmU, which gives rise to MAAGKGTRLKSRRPKVLHEVGGKPLLSHVIGTAARLAENSDIYAIIGHEAERVRAAMASTGVQFIEQKEQRGTGHAIQCAREAIAGYEHILVLSGDVPLITADTLQHLMTLHLAEGAAMTILTATPEDPAGYGRVIRRSPDRSDVDAIVEQKALKGEQHSIREINSGIYAFKVAPLLKYLDKLSNDNSHREFYLTDMAAHLHTGGEKVAALKAEEAVEVLGANTIAELVALDANLRMATARRLMAGGVTIFRPETCVIDAEVEVEPDTIIEPFVQLLGKTRIGAECRIRSYSVIENCTLGADVVVLQSCVLTESVVSDSARIGPFARIRPGSEIGQEAHVGNFVETKKAKLGKGAKANHLTYIGDAEVGAGSNIGAGVITCNYDGVHKHLTRIGQKVFVGSDSTLVAPIEIGDGAYIGAGSCITRDVPSGALAVGRSRQVVKEGWAVARHAAMEKMKSTS